The Armatimonadota bacterium genome contains a region encoding:
- a CDS encoding homocysteine S-methyltransferase family protein, protein MKFNSDFLLALQERVLVWDGGMGTQIHAAGLSADDFELRPDPLYPPYVNEIATLRSGNNYDGCNEALVFTRPDVIQAIHERYFAAGSDVVETNTFGVSSLVLAEYNIPELDYELSKQAAIVARRAADKFSGKFVAGAIGPGTKLVSLGHTTFDEIYVTYRDSYLGLIEGGVDVLLIETLQDLLMAKAAIVGAIDAMNQAGKQLPLIAQVTMEQTGTMLVGSEIGAALNMLECFPQIVAIGINCATGPVEMAPHIRYLCQNSTRPISVQPNAGLPVMEGGKAVYKLSPEDLAHHHDRFISEFGVALVGGCCGTTPDHIRAVAQVANNRAHTADCHWRKVQGLYPGFDFDLTSDERASGLSLVGCSSLYQFQPYQQDSSYLIIGEKTNANGSRAFKEMLAAENWEGLTELARELEAEGSHVLDVCTAYVGRDETRDMTTLLQRYNTQITVPIMIDSTEVPVIEASLKCLAGKPLINSINFEDGEGRTRKVLELARRFGAGVVALTIDESGMAKTSERKVEVAERLLAMTREYGLPDHDVFIDCLTFTLGSGDEEFRTAGVETCNAIREITRRHPRVNTTLGVSNISFGLKPSARMVLNSVFLHAAREAGLTSAIVHFSKIQPENRIDPEIWKIADDLVFDRREFAGV, encoded by the coding sequence ATGAAGTTCAATTCCGACTTTCTGTTAGCCCTTCAAGAGCGCGTCTTGGTTTGGGACGGTGGCATGGGGACTCAAATCCACGCCGCTGGGCTTTCTGCGGACGATTTTGAACTGCGTCCCGATCCGTTGTATCCGCCCTACGTCAACGAGATTGCGACTCTGCGCAGCGGAAACAATTACGACGGATGCAACGAAGCACTTGTATTCACCCGGCCAGATGTGATTCAGGCGATCCACGAACGGTATTTCGCTGCTGGAAGCGACGTCGTTGAAACAAACACGTTCGGCGTAAGTAGCCTCGTATTGGCCGAATACAACATCCCTGAACTTGATTACGAACTCAGCAAGCAAGCAGCGATCGTCGCTCGTCGCGCAGCTGACAAATTTAGCGGCAAGTTTGTCGCGGGGGCGATTGGTCCAGGAACGAAGTTGGTCAGTCTGGGGCACACCACTTTTGATGAAATCTATGTCACCTACCGCGATTCCTATTTGGGATTGATCGAAGGCGGCGTTGACGTTCTTTTGATCGAGACCTTGCAAGATTTGCTGATGGCGAAGGCAGCCATCGTAGGCGCGATTGATGCCATGAACCAGGCTGGAAAGCAGCTCCCACTGATCGCCCAAGTGACGATGGAGCAAACCGGCACGATGCTCGTCGGATCGGAAATTGGTGCGGCGTTGAACATGCTTGAGTGCTTCCCACAGATCGTTGCGATTGGCATCAACTGTGCGACCGGTCCTGTGGAGATGGCGCCGCATATTCGGTATCTCTGTCAGAACAGCACCCGCCCGATTTCGGTCCAACCCAACGCAGGACTTCCCGTAATGGAAGGCGGAAAAGCGGTTTACAAACTCTCACCCGAAGATCTTGCCCACCATCACGACCGGTTCATTTCTGAATTTGGCGTGGCACTTGTCGGTGGATGTTGTGGCACAACGCCAGATCATATTCGTGCGGTTGCTCAGGTTGCCAACAACCGAGCTCACACCGCAGATTGTCATTGGCGGAAAGTTCAGGGACTGTATCCTGGCTTCGATTTCGATTTGACTAGCGATGAGCGAGCCAGTGGACTTTCGTTGGTGGGATGTTCGAGCCTGTACCAGTTCCAGCCGTATCAACAGGATTCGAGTTACCTTATCATCGGCGAGAAGACAAACGCGAATGGAAGCCGCGCGTTCAAGGAGATGCTCGCCGCGGAGAACTGGGAAGGTTTGACCGAACTCGCCCGAGAGCTAGAAGCGGAAGGCTCGCACGTTCTCGACGTCTGCACGGCGTACGTTGGACGGGATGAAACTCGGGACATGACGACCTTGCTTCAACGATACAACACCCAAATCACGGTGCCGATCATGATCGACTCGACCGAGGTCCCGGTGATCGAAGCATCCTTGAAGTGCCTCGCTGGGAAACCATTGATCAACTCCATCAATTTTGAGGATGGTGAGGGCCGGACCCGCAAAGTGCTAGAACTGGCTCGCCGGTTCGGGGCTGGTGTCGTTGCACTCACCATTGACGAATCCGGAATGGCAAAAACTTCGGAGCGAAAAGTCGAAGTTGCCGAGCGACTTCTGGCAATGACCCGCGAGTACGGCTTGCCAGATCATGATGTTTTTATCGATTGCTTGACCTTCACTTTGGGTTCAGGCGACGAAGAATTCAGGACCGCCGGCGTGGAGACTTGCAACGCGATCCGCGAGATCACTCGTCGCCACCCACGAGTGAATACCACGCTGGGCGTGTCAAATATTTCATTTGGCCTTAAGCCGTCGGCGCGGATGGTGCTGAATTCCGTGTTCTTGCATGCCGCCCGAGAGGCTGGATTGACGAGTGCGATTGTGCACTTTAGCAAGATTCAACCGGAGAATCGAATTGATCCTGAAATCTGGAAAATTGCCGACGATCTGGTGTTCGATCGTCGTGAGTTTGCTGGAGTTTAG
- the mazG gene encoding nucleoside triphosphate pyrophosphohydrolase: protein MNFESLADAKSRIHELSYFQVLPLEAGFSGTARFDRLFLGPGTKHDLERVLTGWPAEAPCYLLDSGAHPVSANDLLGLGANEGLHLPAQPNLVHEGGLAGLKTVVHALLDPETGCPWDLKQTHQSLTKYLIEESYELIEAIERGSMDDMREELGDVLLQPIVHAEMASRRGEFDIEQIAQQQAEKLVRRHPHVFGDVVANDAEQVLKNWDAIKKAEKGTPKETSILDGVPRSMPALSRALSISKRAARAGFEWPDIEAVFEKLHEELAELSEAMAGKEPAKIEAELGDLLFTVVNIARWLEVDSEAALSKMLQRFTYRFKFMELSTEKPLDSLSAEEFDALWVKAKLSLNG, encoded by the coding sequence ATGAATTTTGAGTCCCTTGCTGACGCCAAGTCCCGCATCCACGAGCTGAGCTATTTCCAAGTTCTTCCGCTCGAAGCAGGGTTTTCTGGGACTGCAAGGTTTGATCGGCTGTTTTTGGGGCCTGGAACGAAGCACGACTTGGAGCGTGTTCTCACCGGTTGGCCTGCTGAAGCTCCGTGCTATTTGTTGGATTCCGGTGCACACCCTGTGTCTGCGAACGATCTACTTGGGCTCGGAGCAAACGAGGGACTTCACCTTCCGGCTCAGCCGAACTTGGTTCACGAAGGTGGACTCGCGGGGCTGAAGACCGTTGTACACGCCCTGCTCGACCCAGAAACGGGCTGCCCCTGGGATCTCAAACAGACGCATCAATCCCTCACGAAATACTTGATCGAAGAATCTTATGAGCTGATTGAAGCGATCGAACGCGGGAGCATGGATGACATGCGCGAGGAACTTGGCGATGTGTTGCTACAGCCAATCGTGCATGCGGAGATGGCGAGCCGTCGGGGCGAGTTCGATATCGAGCAGATCGCACAGCAACAAGCGGAGAAGTTGGTCCGCCGACATCCACATGTGTTCGGGGACGTGGTGGCTAATGATGCAGAACAAGTGCTGAAGAACTGGGACGCGATCAAGAAAGCAGAAAAGGGTACGCCAAAAGAGACTTCGATTCTGGATGGAGTTCCGCGATCCATGCCTGCGCTCAGTCGAGCGCTGTCAATCAGTAAACGTGCAGCGCGCGCTGGCTTTGAATGGCCGGATATCGAGGCGGTCTTTGAGAAACTCCATGAAGAACTAGCCGAACTTAGCGAGGCAATGGCAGGGAAGGAACCCGCAAAGATTGAGGCAGAACTTGGCGATCTACTGTTCACAGTCGTTAATATCGCGCGATGGCTCGAAGTCGATAGCGAAGCAGCCCTTTCGAAAATGCTCCAACGGTTCACATATCGATTCAAGTTTATGGAGCTTTCCACCGAAAAACCGCTGGATTCACTCTCTGCCGAGGAGTTTGACGCCCTCTGGGTTAAGGCAAAGTTGAGCCTAAACGGGTAA
- a CDS encoding cysteine synthase family protein has translation MPSNDAGIYNNILETAGNTPMVRINRIGSEYPVEILAKIEMFNPGGSIKDRIAFRMIRKAEEAGKIKPGDTLVEPTSGNTGIGLALAGAVLGYNVVIVMPQKMSMEKEVTLRALGAQIVRTPTGEPHESPNSNFEVATRIAERLPNAFILDQFANAENPKTHYETTAVEILEQTGGKLDYFVAGSGTGGTLTGCSRKLKEVLPDVKVIGADPVGSLMGGGDLNAPYWVEGIGYDFIPDTLDLNEIDEWVKVSDHDTFVMAQRLIREEGILCGGSCGTVMHAAIEIAKKCKGGERIVVVLPDSIRNYFSKFLCESWLTDLDIPCLPVANLVDWNPLV, from the coding sequence ATGCCCTCCAACGACGCAGGCATCTATAACAATATTTTGGAAACCGCCGGAAATACTCCGATGGTACGCATCAATCGCATCGGTTCCGAATATCCGGTTGAAATTTTGGCCAAAATCGAAATGTTCAATCCGGGCGGGTCGATAAAAGATCGCATCGCCTTTCGAATGATTCGCAAGGCGGAAGAAGCCGGCAAAATCAAACCAGGCGACACTCTGGTCGAGCCGACCAGTGGCAATACTGGAATCGGGCTCGCCTTGGCTGGCGCAGTTCTGGGATACAACGTCGTGATTGTCATGCCTCAAAAGATGAGCATGGAGAAAGAGGTCACGCTCCGGGCTCTTGGCGCGCAAATCGTGCGCACTCCTACCGGTGAACCACACGAGAGCCCAAATTCGAATTTTGAAGTCGCCACCAGAATCGCTGAGCGACTCCCAAATGCGTTTATCCTCGACCAGTTTGCAAACGCCGAAAATCCGAAAACGCATTACGAAACGACCGCTGTCGAGATTCTTGAGCAAACTGGAGGAAAGCTAGACTACTTTGTCGCGGGTTCGGGCACGGGCGGCACGCTTACGGGTTGCTCCAGGAAGCTGAAAGAAGTACTGCCAGACGTCAAAGTGATCGGTGCTGATCCCGTGGGTTCGCTGATGGGCGGCGGAGATCTAAACGCGCCGTACTGGGTCGAAGGGATCGGCTATGACTTCATCCCGGATACGCTGGATCTCAACGAGATCGACGAGTGGGTGAAGGTCAGCGACCATGACACTTTTGTCATGGCGCAACGATTGATCCGAGAAGAGGGAATCCTCTGCGGTGGATCGTGCGGCACGGTGATGCACGCGGCCATTGAGATCGCCAAAAAGTGCAAAGGCGGCGAAAGAATCGTGGTCGTCCTGCCTGATTCGATTCGGAACTACTTCTCGAAGTTCTTGTGCGAATCGTGGTTGACGGACCTCGATATTCCGTGCTTGCCTGTCGCGAATCTCGTCGATTGGAATCCCCTGGTCTAA
- a CDS encoding GNAT family N-acetyltransferase — MLDIRLAEDAKSIADYKAVYEEVWRSGEPFGEGELDPGDGSLRYIAYQSGERVASFKVHRYAVTAGSAVLCCAGVASVAVLPVHRGSKIGQELMRWAVPEMKAQGFEVAALYAFRESFYEKFGYRTVGMRWKVKCPLDRFPKLECSLPVRRIDPSQLGLLYDCYSQFISNLDGANVRSPKDWQNRMGKRPPMIYAAGDPVEAYAWLTPSGEFWSDVILGEFCWSTRRGYESLLAFAKTLCINQSALVWTEPTQGPFMSRFLDQGVGLELYRPAMYRVLDAPVVLEKLAPDCKLTEPFTLTDPLIEANNIVQVGSKFSMDIGELTQCIFADPSQSQPQKVPQRPVFCTEFF, encoded by the coding sequence ATGCTCGATATCCGACTGGCCGAAGATGCCAAGTCTATCGCCGATTACAAAGCCGTCTATGAGGAGGTTTGGCGTTCTGGTGAGCCGTTCGGCGAGGGTGAGCTCGACCCAGGTGACGGATCGCTTCGGTACATTGCCTACCAATCGGGTGAGCGAGTTGCTAGCTTCAAAGTCCATCGATATGCGGTCACAGCTGGTTCTGCCGTTCTATGCTGTGCCGGAGTTGCTTCGGTTGCCGTATTACCAGTGCACCGTGGAAGCAAAATCGGTCAGGAATTGATGCGCTGGGCCGTGCCAGAAATGAAGGCGCAAGGCTTCGAAGTCGCTGCACTGTACGCGTTTCGAGAGTCGTTCTACGAAAAGTTTGGCTACCGAACTGTCGGAATGCGCTGGAAAGTCAAATGTCCTCTTGACCGGTTTCCAAAGTTGGAATGCTCGCTTCCAGTTCGGCGCATTGATCCATCGCAGCTCGGGCTACTTTACGACTGCTATTCCCAGTTCATCAGCAACTTGGATGGTGCGAATGTTCGGTCCCCTAAGGATTGGCAAAACAGGATGGGCAAGCGTCCACCGATGATCTACGCCGCCGGCGATCCAGTCGAAGCCTATGCCTGGCTTACGCCATCAGGTGAGTTCTGGAGCGACGTGATCCTAGGCGAATTCTGCTGGAGCACTCGGCGAGGATACGAATCTCTGTTGGCGTTTGCAAAGACGCTCTGTATCAACCAAAGCGCATTGGTGTGGACCGAACCTACGCAAGGCCCATTTATGAGCCGGTTCTTGGATCAAGGTGTCGGGCTTGAACTCTATCGACCGGCCATGTACCGAGTGCTTGATGCGCCGGTGGTTCTCGAAAAGCTGGCACCGGATTGTAAATTAACAGAACCGTTCACCCTCACCGATCCTTTGATCGAAGCCAATAATATCGTTCAGGTAGGTTCAAAATTCAGCATGGATATTGGCGAGTTGACACAGTGCATCTTTGCCGATCCGAGCCAATCACAGCCTCAAAAAGTGCCTCAGCGACCCGTGTTTTGCACCGAATTCTTCTAA
- a CDS encoding PLP-dependent transferase, translated as MKPETTAVHAGFESESATGAVMPPVYFTSTYAQRAPGETTGYEYSRTDNPTRTPLQAALAELEGGKHGLVFGSGLSAIDAVLNTLKSGDHVVAGNDLYGGTYRLFEKVAKNRGIEFSYSTLQSEEELRSLIRPNTKWIWAESPTNPMLRLADIQKIAKVAHESGVKLGIDNTFMSPMLQNPLSLGADLVMHSITKYINGHSDVVMGGLVTNDDDLYQQLKFLQNSVGAVPGPMDCFLVLRGIRTLAVRMKQHTVGAMTVAEFLEKHPKVDSVIYPGLQSHPDHELAKRQASGFGGMISFYLKGGIEESKTFLGALKLFKTAESLGGVESLIEHPAIMTHASLPEENRKQLGILDNFIRISVGIEHGDDLCADLDQALAKI; from the coding sequence ATGAAGCCAGAAACAACCGCAGTCCACGCCGGATTCGAATCCGAATCCGCAACAGGCGCCGTGATGCCTCCCGTGTATTTCACGTCGACTTATGCTCAACGTGCTCCGGGGGAGACCACTGGCTATGAGTATTCTCGAACCGACAACCCGACTCGAACACCCCTGCAAGCGGCTCTCGCTGAACTAGAAGGTGGCAAACACGGACTGGTTTTCGGCTCAGGCTTGAGCGCGATTGACGCGGTACTCAACACTCTGAAATCAGGGGACCACGTCGTAGCAGGCAATGACCTGTACGGCGGAACCTATCGACTCTTCGAAAAGGTGGCCAAGAACCGCGGCATCGAATTCAGCTATTCGACCCTGCAATCCGAAGAGGAGTTGCGAAGCCTGATCCGACCGAACACGAAGTGGATTTGGGCCGAATCACCCACAAACCCGATGCTTCGACTGGCCGATATCCAAAAAATCGCCAAAGTTGCCCACGAATCAGGGGTGAAGTTGGGAATCGACAACACGTTCATGTCGCCGATGCTTCAGAACCCATTGTCTCTCGGCGCAGATTTGGTCATGCACTCCATCACGAAATACATCAATGGGCACAGCGATGTCGTCATGGGCGGATTGGTGACCAACGACGACGACCTCTATCAACAACTGAAGTTCCTTCAGAATTCGGTGGGTGCCGTTCCCGGGCCGATGGATTGCTTCCTTGTTCTGCGCGGAATTCGGACGCTCGCTGTGCGCATGAAACAGCACACCGTTGGCGCAATGACCGTCGCCGAGTTCCTTGAAAAGCATCCGAAAGTCGACTCGGTGATCTATCCAGGTCTTCAATCGCATCCTGACCACGAACTTGCGAAACGGCAAGCTTCAGGGTTTGGCGGGATGATCTCGTTCTACCTAAAAGGTGGGATCGAAGAATCCAAGACGTTTTTGGGCGCGCTCAAGCTCTTCAAAACGGCGGAATCGTTGGGCGGTGTCGAAAGCCTCATCGAGCATCCAGCGATCATGACCCACGCGAGTTTGCCCGAAGAGAATCGCAAGCAGTTGGGAATCCTGGACAACTTCATCCGAATCAGTGTTGGCATCGAACACGGAGATGACCTGTGTGCCGATCTCGATCAAGCCTTGGCCAAGATTTAG
- a CDS encoding glycosyltransferase family 2 protein: MSDTQKPEFLVVIPSIRQSRTGFDEVQSRVRASFTRPTEYHLLDGKEGKPAALNFALASLLPPSEAKFYVTMDDDYVPGAGWQDLVVKVFESEPKIGVIGLWVSDDEEHLRIIGAERVSPPKQSGSVTIRLVDRGHHIAGALLAYRREVAEQIGAQPITGEKYQVWEDAWRGRRAQSLGWDLAFVEGAVPEYIKYDDPPEYDAWRAEQVALSRKNQDEWLRDSGIPDPWHLRLRRVIARLRGRAKD, encoded by the coding sequence ATGTCGGACACGCAGAAGCCTGAGTTCTTGGTAGTCATTCCATCGATTCGTCAATCCCGAACTGGATTTGATGAAGTGCAATCTCGGGTCCGAGCCAGCTTTACTCGTCCCACGGAGTATCACCTTCTCGATGGAAAGGAAGGAAAGCCAGCCGCGTTGAATTTCGCGCTGGCTTCTCTACTCCCACCGAGTGAGGCCAAGTTCTATGTGACTATGGACGACGACTATGTTCCCGGTGCGGGTTGGCAGGACTTAGTTGTGAAAGTCTTTGAATCTGAGCCGAAAATCGGTGTGATTGGGCTTTGGGTGAGCGATGACGAGGAGCATTTGCGAATCATCGGAGCGGAGCGGGTCAGTCCGCCAAAACAGTCAGGTAGCGTGACCATTCGACTGGTGGACCGTGGGCATCATATCGCCGGTGCGTTGCTCGCATATCGCCGTGAAGTTGCCGAACAGATCGGCGCGCAACCGATCACAGGTGAGAAGTATCAAGTTTGGGAAGATGCCTGGCGGGGCCGCCGCGCACAATCTTTGGGCTGGGATTTGGCTTTCGTTGAGGGCGCTGTTCCGGAGTACATCAAATACGACGATCCGCCAGAATACGATGCTTGGCGAGCGGAGCAAGTCGCGCTCTCACGCAAGAATCAAGATGAGTGGCTCCGCGACAGTGGGATTCCCGACCCTTGGCACTTGCGTCTCAGAAGGGTGATCGCCAGGCTGCGCGGACGAGCGAAAGACTAA
- the lysS gene encoding lysine--tRNA ligase — protein sequence MSDELSLRELRLGKLQQLRDLGLDPYSVERFVRSHSPAEALDAYAALVPDAEIPTEDRPKITVAGRLVSYRLMGKAGFAHISDGDSKIQCYFKKDDLGEKLWEAYNLLDIGDHIGVEGQLFVTKTGETTVYVRDLIPMSKCLQVLPLGKEKDGQQWYGLSDVEMRYRHRHLDLICNHEARQMLINRCKIVSSVRRFLDSKGYLEVETPVLQLEAGGAAARPFLTRYNAYEIDVKLRISLELYLKRLICGDIPKVYEIGRVFRNEGVSNRHNPEFSLLEYYEAYSNLEDIMTSVEDMFKFVAMDVFGDTKVAFDGGEHVIDFAKTWKRVDLMSEIEKHTGMVLADFATLETAKAALKTREVMNPVNGKRLDLANERSLGGLIEKLLEVFIEPTLQEPTFVVGYPLETSPLAKHDPNRPGFTRRFEGYVRGREICNAFSEINDPLDQYSRFEQQLRESAKGDDEAHPMDEEYIYTLEGGMPPTGGCGIGMDRMAMLLTGADAIREILLFPMMKPDVGHAEA from the coding sequence ATGTCAGATGAACTTTCATTGAGAGAACTCCGGCTAGGCAAATTGCAACAACTCCGCGACCTCGGGCTGGACCCATATTCGGTCGAGCGGTTCGTTCGCAGTCATTCGCCTGCCGAAGCTTTGGACGCCTACGCGGCCCTCGTTCCGGACGCAGAAATTCCTACCGAAGATCGTCCGAAAATCACGGTTGCCGGTCGACTCGTGAGTTACCGACTGATGGGCAAAGCTGGATTTGCCCACATCAGCGATGGCGACTCCAAAATTCAATGCTATTTCAAGAAAGACGATCTGGGAGAAAAGCTTTGGGAGGCTTACAATCTTCTTGATATCGGTGACCACATCGGTGTCGAAGGGCAACTCTTTGTCACCAAAACTGGCGAGACCACCGTGTACGTGCGGGACCTAATTCCGATGAGCAAGTGCCTACAGGTACTGCCTCTAGGAAAGGAGAAGGACGGTCAGCAATGGTACGGACTCTCTGATGTTGAAATGCGGTACCGACATCGGCACCTCGACCTGATTTGTAACCACGAGGCACGCCAGATGCTGATCAATCGCTGCAAAATCGTGAGTTCCGTCCGGCGCTTTCTTGACTCGAAGGGATATCTTGAAGTCGAGACGCCTGTGCTCCAATTGGAGGCCGGTGGCGCAGCCGCCCGGCCGTTTTTGACGCGCTATAACGCTTACGAGATTGATGTCAAGCTGCGCATCTCACTTGAGCTCTATCTCAAGAGACTCATTTGCGGCGACATTCCTAAGGTTTACGAAATCGGACGAGTGTTTCGCAACGAAGGTGTTTCGAATCGCCACAATCCCGAGTTCAGCTTGCTCGAGTACTACGAAGCATATTCCAACCTAGAAGACATCATGACTTCGGTCGAGGACATGTTTAAGTTTGTCGCGATGGATGTCTTTGGCGATACCAAGGTGGCCTTCGACGGAGGTGAGCACGTGATTGACTTCGCCAAGACTTGGAAACGTGTTGACCTGATGTCAGAGATCGAAAAGCACACCGGAATGGTGCTCGCAGACTTCGCGACACTTGAGACTGCGAAGGCAGCACTCAAAACACGAGAAGTGATGAACCCCGTTAACGGCAAGCGTCTCGATTTGGCTAATGAGCGATCACTCGGTGGGCTGATCGAGAAACTTCTAGAAGTGTTTATTGAGCCCACTCTCCAAGAGCCAACCTTTGTGGTGGGTTATCCGCTGGAAACCAGTCCTTTGGCTAAGCACGATCCTAATCGTCCCGGTTTTACGCGGCGGTTTGAAGGATATGTTCGTGGCCGTGAGATCTGTAACGCCTTTAGCGAAATCAACGATCCCCTGGATCAGTATTCCCGGTTCGAGCAGCAGCTTCGCGAGTCCGCGAAAGGTGATGACGAAGCTCACCCGATGGATGAGGAGTACATCTACACGCTTGAAGGAGGAATGCCTCCAACGGGTGGCTGTGGGATTGGGATGGACCGAATGGCGATGCTGCTCACCGGAGCCGATGCGATTCGCGAGATACTGCTATTCCCAATGATGAAGCCTGATGTCGGACACGCAGAAGCCTGA